The Zingiber officinale cultivar Zhangliang chromosome 2A, Zo_v1.1, whole genome shotgun sequence genomic sequence ACTCTGTTTTGCTACCACATGATTTTCTTCCTATGATGGCTTCCAGAAGACTAAGAAATGTGGCAGATAAGGTATTGGTTCGCCAATGTGTTATTTGACTTGCAAACTAGATGACTCATAATTTGTATCTCATAATACAGGTACTCTTCAAATcaaattcactttttttttttttaagcatgatGTTTTATGACATCCAATAAACAACTGGTGTTGGACTTGTGGTCTAGTTCCCTGAAAAGAGTTGTAAACATATGACCTGAGGATATGTGATGACTTTTTATGGCCAATAAAGAATGCATATCAATGTACTATTAGAGGATACAAAACATATGAAAAACTTTCCATGTTTGCTATTAGTATAGAAGCGATAAGATTTAGTTGATCCATAGACTGACAAATATGAAGTTGTTGGATCACACACTTTGTAGGTTGTTTGCCTAGCAGACTAATGATCTTGATGTTTCTATGGAGTCTTTTTTTGGAGGGTGGGGGTGGGGTGTGTATGCTTCTTGGTTTAATCCATAAAGTTTCTTAATTTTGATATCAGATTTGAATAAAATTGTTTTTCAGATCAAACATTTACTTGGTGATTATGATGCTATTCATGTGCGACGAGGGGATATATTAAAGACTAGAAAAGACCGATTTGGGATTGAGAGGAGTCTTCATCCTCATCTTGATAGAGACACACGACCTGAGTTCATCCAGCATAGAATTGTCAAGTGGATCCCACCCGGAAGAACACTGTTTATTGCTTCAAATGAAAGGTCACCTGGTTTTTTTTCACCACTCTCATCTAGGTATGCATGCAACCTTGGCTTGTTTTGGGGTTACTTATACTCTTCTTGATACATGTGCGAAAAATTAACTGTATATATGCAGTATAGACCTAGTTTCATAATCATAGTTGTTTCTATGCTGACAAATTTCATATAGACTTGCAAAACTTCAAAGGACAAAAAACTAAAGAAATCAATTCTTGAGAACTTAGTTTAGCTGCTCTATACTTCAACGAAGCTATCACTTACATGATAAGTTCCTGTTTGAATATGACATGGGGAGTCCATGATGTCACTGATCGCTGAACTTGTTTCTGGTTGTATTTGATGTAATGATATTGAGATTCTGAACTTCTGTTTGTTAATACTTCATTCttttggaaaatatcctattcaAACTGTAGATAGTATATGAAGTATGAAGTTGCTATGTGCATGATGCTTGTACTCATGGATATGGGTCCTGCATGCGGGACTTAGCTTGAAATAGGGAATTTGATCGAAGTCAGAAAATAATGATTTAGCCAATCATGTCGCTTCGAAGATGATTCTTAATGATCCGTACTTGGCAAATGTTGATTGAAAAGAAATGCAGGTGTAGAAAAGAAGAATATGCAATCTGTAATTACACTCTTGCAATTGACAGAATTGCTATCCTAAAAACAGTATGCTAATTTTCTTTTGTATCAATCTCATTAAAAATGTAAATCCGCGAGTACCACATGGTATGCCACAAATGTTGGATTGGAGTGGGTATTTCTTACAATCCTGTTAGTTCTCGTGGTATGCATCTCCGGTTGACTGCCCCACTTTGCTTTGTTTTCATTGCTTGTTCCACTGTATTATTGTTTGACTGCTGGACGTGTGTTCTGGATTTGATTATAGCACTCCTACACCCGTCTACCGATCAATCTCCTAATCTGTTCTAACTGGGTTGTTTTAAGAGTTCTCTGACATCTATCCATAGCAGCCCTGCTGTTGTTTAAAATCATAGTCTGTAGACTTAACGAGTCTGTTGACACTCCTTTGCTTTATGTATTAATTTGGCAACCACTTCTACGTTGGCGAGTAACTATTCAATTGGATGTTGAATCTATTAATTCTTATATATGAATTGAAACTTGTAACAGGTACAAATTGGCATATTCGTCGAACTTTACCGACATATTGGACCCGGTGGTCGAGAACAACTATCAGCTTTTTATGGTAGAAAGATTGATTCTGGCAGGTGCAAGAACATATGTGAAAACATACAAAGAAGATGAGAACGATCTGAGTCTTACAGATGACCCAAAGAAGAACACCAAGAACTGGCAAATTCCTGTTTACACCATGGACAATGAGGGAACTGATCGATAGACTGAGATATCGATGAATTCTTACTTCTCGACCTGGCAAATATTCAGACTTGGGATATGTTGGAACTGTTTCAAACATCTAACAGATTGAATTTACGTGTCTTCCTTACTGATTTCACACTTAATAGAGATGTAATTTCTATTTGTGGATACAATGAGCTTAGAGATCATTACTAgttattttcttgaaatatttgttGTTTTTCTTCTTTCAAGTTGTAAAAAACCCAAACAATTGAGACAATATTCAACTATTCTCAGTAATTCAGTATAATTATTCATAAGGTCTATCATTGAATGCATATAATTGATAAATTTGCTTTTccaagtcaaactttaattatattttatgtgatgttatttgttttttttatatgatGTTATCATACTGTATAATCCTAGTTGTCTATTATATATTATGGAActgaaaatattaaaataatcataacaataatataCAAAAACAATGTAACAGTGAAtagtaataataacaataataatgataataaatattacttaataataaaaaatctaatttatataaacttgtctcttttttttttgaaaatagagacaattttagaaTATTACTTATTATATTATGTAACTTTCACCTTTTTCatattttagaaatcttatttcaaagaaattatctcaataaacaagtttgtttaaaaaaaaaacttttattttatttttaagagaaagaaaaaatgAAATCGAGTAGATTTTGATTTTAAAGTCTAGGTTTTTTAAGGTGCTCACGGGATGTGACTTTTTTGTCGCACTCGAAATTGTTCAGTGgaccttttatttatataaacgACTGTGCGCACCTGCCACCGTGGCAGGTACCAAgtcaggttttttttttttttttttcttttttatcttcGTTCGTTGCTTTATTTTCCTCTCACGATCTAGTGCTTCTCCGAGATTAGGTTACCCCTCGAGAGACGCCGTCGCCGTCCCTCGCCGCGAGACGCTGTTCCTCGTCGCGCGCCGCCAGCCTCCGTCGTTCGCCACCATCCTGTGGGCACCGCCGCTGGACGCCGTACCTCGCCACCAGTCTGTGGGCACCGCCGCAAAACGCCGTCCGGTGATTGAACTGTGATCTGAGATCGGTCTGGTGAGTTTTCTCTTGAATGTATTTTGTTTTGCATCTTTTTAGTCATTTGGGATGTTTGTGCCTTATTTCAACCTAGAACCTAGGATGATTCAAGTCCATCCTTCCTACAATTATTTTTCTGTTAACATAATTTATTGGATCCCATCTTAATGGTGATGCTAAGTTGTTACTTTACAAGTGCAATATGAGAGTTCCCAAAGGCATTTTGAAATTCATTAGGATTACTGTTGTACCTTAGCGATCTGATATCTTGGAAGAGCATGGAGTAGACTGTAGTGGCTAGATTTAAGTGCAGAGGTAAACTACGGGATTGTGGCTCTACCCATAACTGAGTTCATTTGGCCTAGGTAAATAAGAGATGTTTCCATTATGCCCATTGTCTCCTACTCATTATTTCCCTAAATGAACAAGCATATAGACATCTGATTGTTAAATTGTTAGAGAAAGGATAAGGGACACAGAGAGCGAAAGCTGAAAGGGATTAGAGTTCGAGTGTTGGACGAAAGGGATCTTGTTTATAGATTGTGATTTAATAGTCTTTCTTTCTCGTCAATTATGAGAATTCAAAGCTCAAATATCATTTTAGTTCACTTTTATTTTTCTTGAGCCTGGGTTTGTGAAATTTGGATTTGAGCGTCTTTTACTTCAAAATATAATGCTTGTTTTCTTAGATGCATATGTGTCAATCTATGGTTTATACAAGATTGATTTATCTCTTTTATGTCTATTTGATTTAGAATGTTTTTGTGGTTATATGGTGATATGCAGAGCTTCGCTTCACTGAATCCGACATTCCCCAGCAATGGAAGAAAATGGCGGTGATGATCAGCTATACATTCCCCAAGTTACAGATAATCAAAAGCCAAAAATTGGGATGAAATTCTCATCACTAGAGGAGGCATAttcgttctataaccaatatgcacgagaagctgGATTTAGTGTAAGGATAAAcaatagcaagaaaaataagatgacaAATGAAGTTGTTTGGAAaaaatttgtatgctttaaagaaggacatacagATCAAATGCGGTGGAATAAACATGCAAAAGGTGATCAACGAAtaagggaaagagcacgtggtgaAGTTAGAACTGGTTGTAAGTCAAATATTTCACTTGTCAAGGAACAAACTGGATCTATTTGGGTTGTCACTAACTTCATAGAAGACtataatcatccactctcgactccttcaaaggtgcatttgctacgctcacatcgtaaCATTTCGACGACAAAGAAAGAATTGATTCAACAGTTTTCAGAGGCTAATATGTCAACTTGTCAACCAATGCAATTATTGGAGATAGAGTATGACGGACCTGAGCGGGTAGGTTGCACAGAAAATGATATTGAAAACTTTGAGAAAGaactaagggatgaacaaaaggatATCGATGTTGAAACACTGATTGAGTTTTTTGCATctgagaaagagaagaattcaacttttttctttgattacgagatggattcagataacagatttaGTAAATGTTTTTGGGCGGATCATGTGTCAAGGAGGGCGtatagtgtatttggtgatgtagttgtatttgatacaacatataacaccaacaaatatggatTGATTTTTGCActatttgtaggagttaatcatcatcatcaaacaaCTGTTTTTGGTTGTGGATTcttaagtgatgagaaaactgagtcttttgtttggttgttTAAAAAGTTCATAGAAGCCTTGCCTAAAGGTCCACCAAACATGATCATCACTGATCACGATCCTGCTATGACGAAAGTCATTGCACAAGTTTTTcctcaaacagtgcatcgatattATTTGTGGCATATATTGAACAAATTCTCAGATAaattacacccaatgacttttcaAAACTACTATCAAAGTATGATGAATGTCATTATAAATTCTACAACAGTTGATGAatttgagaagtcatgggaagaggttatcaagtgtgctaacttggaaaaaaatgattggttgttgttgatgtatgaattgcgacaCAAGTGGGTGCCAGTATATTTTGGACATGTATTTTgtgctggaatgtcaagtagtcaaagatttgaaagctcacattcatttttcaagaggtatgtctcaaataagaactcattaataGATTTTATTACCCGTTTCAATAGGGCACTGAGGCACCAAAGACATAGTGAGTTAGTTGCTgatcatattgatatgaatgagcatcctgagattaagacaaactggccaatggaaactcaaatggttaagctgtatacaaaaaagaaatggatggagtttcaaagtgaaatgagtgaAAGTCATGGCTATTATGTACAACAAGCATCTATAGGAGTTGAGTTAATGGTTTATCATGTgatgaattttcaaagttgttcttCCTCCAAACCAAGAGTGCTCACTCATGACAAAGAGAAAGATTACATATCCTGTAGCTGTAAGAAATTTGAGTTCGAGGGTATTCCATGTAGGCATATGTTAGCTTATTTTCGTATCAATCAAGTATTTCATTTGCCTGataagtatatactcaaacgatggacacgaaATGCAAAGGCTGGAGCAATGTATGCTTTGTGGAAGCAAAATTTCATTGATGATCCAGAAAGGTTTTTGACGTCAAGACACTCGAAGTTATCTTATAAAGTTtcagtattaattgatgatgcatctttgactgaTGAGGGAACAAACTTCTTGAATGAACAATTCGATTGTATCTAcaacaaaattcaagagatgaacatTAGTAGAACATGCGGCAATGGAAGTCAAAGGAAGAATTCCATGGATGAGGCTCCTAATATTATCGATCCTTCTTCAGTAAGAACAAAAGGATGTGGAAAaagattgaaatcatcaaagggGAAGTCAATCTCAAAGTCCAGGTTATGTCGTGGATGCGGACATCGAGGCAtgtcacatgacaagcgtaaCTGTCCAATCTTGCAGCAAGGGTATGTGTTGATTTATTCTACATttgtataataattttatttgcaAATCAATGTGTatctttttaaattttgtaaatatGATGATGTGTTGATTGCCAGATCAATTATAAATCATCATAACAGTGATGGCGACACATCTAAAGAAGATTTGGCATCTATAGCTGGTATTATCAAAGtttcattttattaaattatagtgGTTGATTGATTGAGAGTTAATAATTGTCTTTATTGATACAGGTTCTAACAACATGTGTGAGGATGAATGAAGGTTTAGCCAACAACCAAGATTAGTAAACAACAAATTACACGGTAAGAAATTTATCCTACAAGCCTAGTTGTTTTTTGTTAAACTGCTCGTGCTTCGGTTGATAAATAGAAAAAGACAAGTCCTCTGTGCCATTTGGTCGCTATGATATTTGTAGTTATTCTTGATTTTCATAAATCAAGTTGGGGTCAGGTCAGTGGAGTATTTGCACACTGTACCGGCAACTGTTTAATCTAACGACTTTTTGGTGTGGGATCTATTCTATTTGCATAATTAGCCTGCCATGGTTTTGTTTTGCTCATGGGAATTATTTATATTTAGTTATCCTTTGTATTGTGATTAAAAATGACCTTGGCAATCCCAATGGTATGAACAGAGTACACAGCTCCATGATGAAAGAAGATATATAGAAACACTCTTGATTGATAACATGCAGCTTGATGTCGAGGTAGTATTGTGAAGTAGGCAATTCTCATATAGTTCTTCTATTTGATGCAATGCGCTCTTTTTTGCTACAGAAAACGATTGGTTTATAGAATGTGGCACATGAACTCATGAATTATGTTGTTTTCTTCTTTCATTTCAGAGTGCTAGAAATATACTTGTAGTGGCTTTTTCGCAGTGTAGTTGCTGCTGAGGCATTTGACAATCTTTTGTAAACAAATGTCTCAGAGATACAACATCAAAAGTCAATGAAATTAAATTGTTTTCAGTTCAAAATGATACTTTATGATTCGTTTCATCCCTTTTATAACGATGTCCAATTTAGGGATGTTTTGTATCTTATGAATATTTTCCATCGTATTGCTTTTGAACTTGAATGAGATTGTCTCTCTCATTTTCTTATGGTTTCATCTAGTTTGGTGTACTTTACTTGCTAACACATTTATGCTATCTTTGCAGATCTCCAAATCAGATGACAAAAGTTTGACTCAAAAGATGAACAAGGATCGGAAGCTAGCTCATGTGCATTGCACCTTTGAACAAAGGCTGGGTCTGATGAGTAATAGATACTATAACAAGAAGCCACAGGCTCCAACCTAATTGGGAAGGTTTATTGTTTGCAATTTATGTAATTTGTACTGAGACTTTTTGCAGCTTGGTCTCTGCTTCCTCGATAGTTTGGTTCCTTTGGCCTTTTGTTATCTAAAGCTATCATGGAACAATTCTGgtagtttgtttttttttgcaGAATTATAATcacctatatatatttttttcaattaattttcttTATGTAATTCTGAATCATCACGAGCAACGACGTAAAGAAACTAAAGGTGAGCACATGCCATGGGTCAAATTATTATCCTGGGCTACTTGCGTGGGTGTTTCACTGCATGGGAAAGACTATTAAATCACAATCAATATTTACATTCTATTACTATTCATAAGTAAATAATTCATCTCATTTGGATACCATATCATGCATTTAACCAAACTTGATTAAACACCtaattttgtatgaacattttttTTGTGTGGTTGTACTACCAGATTGGTCTATTGATTTGGAGAGAGTAAATGTATAATAATAGGATGGAGCAATGCGGTCTTAGGATTTTATCAGTTGACCAAGTATAAGTAATTTGGATTATTTGTTATTGTTTGCATGACAACTAGAGGTTTGCCCTGGTACCATCTAAGCCTCTAAAGTTAATCCAGGAGCCAAAAGGTTTGACTATATTGCTTATTTTGTTTTACAAAATTGTATGggacatttaattttatttgttacaaCTTTCAAGATTTCTTTTGTGCCCATTACTGGTACTAGGTTTCATCCTATCtttattagaatttaaaatttacattCGAAGGAAGATGATCTCCTATAAAATTTTGACATCAGATAAAACCACTAAGTTCTCAATAAAATAATTAGTAATGAATTTATGATAAATTATCACCGACACACGGTTACTAAGTTAATATCAATTATTTAGAATAAGTATACTTATTTATATCAACCTAGCCCCTTCACACTACATTGAATATATTGTTACCATTTTACATTACAACCTCGTGTTTCGCATGTTTAGAGCTACGCCCTTCTCTATTTATAATTAGGTTCCTTACAAGTTAGTTCAAAATAATTGTAATACTCTAGCTTGTTACAAAGGTATTTAATTTTAGAACTTCTCAGAACTTAGTCGGCAAATTTGCTTGCTAGCTTGGCATTGCAGCTAACAAATGAAATTCTTATCTGCATGAATAACAATCAGATGTCTATATGCTTGTTCGTTTAGCGAAATAATGAGTAGGAGCCAATGGGCATGATGGAAGCATCTCTTATTTACCTAGGCCAAATGAACTCAGTTATGGGTAGAGAGCCACAATCCCATATTTCATCTCTGCACTTAAATCTAGCCACTACAGTCTACTTCATGTTCTTCCAAGATATCAGATTGCTAAAGGTA encodes the following:
- the LOC122042521 gene encoding protein FAR1-RELATED SEQUENCE 5-like; amino-acid sequence: MEENGGDDQLYIPQVTDNQKPKIGMKFSSLEEAYSFYNQYAREAGFSVRINNSKKNKMTNEVVWKKFVCFKEGHTDQMRWNKHAKGDQRIRERARGEVRTGCKSNISLVKEQTGSIWVVTNFIEDYNHPLSTPSKVHLLRSHRNISTTKKELIQQFSEANMSTCQPMQLLEIEYDGPERVGCTENDIENFEKELRDEQKDIDVETLIEFFASEKEKNSTFFFDYEMDSDNRFSKCFWADHVSRRAYSVFGDVVVFDTTYNTNKYGLIFALFVGVNHHHQTTVFGCGFLSDEKTESFVWLFKKFIEALPKGPPNMIITDHDPAMTKVIAQVFPQTVHRYYLWHILNKFSDKLHPMTFQNYYQSMMNVIINSTTVDEFEKSWEEVIKCANLEKNDWLLLMYELRHKWVPVYFGHVFCAGMSSSQRFESSHSFFKRYVSNKNSLIDFITRFNRALRHQRHSELVADHIDMNEHPEIKTNWPMETQMVKLYTKKKWMEFQSEMSESHGYYVQQASIGVELMVYHVMNFQSCSSSKPRVLTHDKEKDYISCSCKKFEFEGIPCRHMLAYFRINQVFHLPDKYILKRWTRNAKAGAMYALWKQNFIDDPERFLTSRHSKLSYKVSVLIDDASLTDEGTNFLNEQFDCIYNKIQEMNISRTCGNGSQRKNSMDEAPNIIDPSSVRTKGCGKRLKSSKGKSISKSRLCRGCGHRGMSHDKRNCPILQQGSIINHHNSDGDTSKEDLASIAGSNNMCEDE